The following are encoded in a window of Corythoichthys intestinalis isolate RoL2023-P3 chromosome 8, ASM3026506v1, whole genome shotgun sequence genomic DNA:
- the nsmce1 gene encoding non-structural maintenance of chromosomes element 1 homolog isoform X4, protein MDDSHRRFLQALMRCGIVDERSAKQLFQRCCTVHNIPTPPRFEDFIETINSNLPIFMKIRKGMCEDSGLQHYALVNMVETEVTRMASDYTVHELEVFRKVMDLVVQSETGRAYSTDILNFTSTLTKRTKTSETEKLLNRFVRDNWLIEKRGEYCLSTRSIIEMAQYIRTMYQDQVKECCICHNIVFQGQICENPTCGIKIHLPCVARFFRGKAEPRCPACNDIWPHGIPGLQTGL, encoded by the exons ATGGACGACAGCCACAGAAGATTCTTGCAAGCGCTAATGCGCTGTGGCATTGTTGATGAACGAAGTGCCAAGCAACTCTTTCAGAGATGTTGTACTGTACATAACA TTCCTACCCCGCCGCGGTTTGAAGACTTTATTGAGACAATCAACTCTAATTTGCCCATCTTCATGAAAATTCGAAAAGGAATGTGTGAAGACAGTGGTCTGCAACACTATGCTTTG GTGAACATGGTTGAAACGGAGGTCACCAGAATGGCTTCCGACTACACTGTCCATGAACTGGAGGTTTTCCGGAAAGTA ATGGACCTGGTCGTGCAGTCGGAAACTGGCCGCGCCTACTCCACCGACATTCTTAATTTCACCTCCACCCTCACCAAAAGAACAAAGACGAGTGAAACAGAAAAGCTGCTCAATCGATTTGTGCGTGACAACTGGCTCATTGAG AAAAGGGGTGAATACTGCCTATCCACTAGGAGCATCATTGAGATGGCCCAATACATTCGCACTATGTATCAGGACCAGGTCAAAGAGTGTTGCATCTGTCACAACATTGTGTTCCAG GGCCAAATTTGTGAGAACCCAACATGTGGCATAAAAATACACCTTCCTTGCGTGGCCAGATTCTTCCGAGGAAAGGCTGAGCCTCGGTGTCCTGCTTGTAATGACATTTGGCCTCATGGAATACCTG gtcttcagacaggtctttga
- the nsmce1 gene encoding non-structural maintenance of chromosomes element 1 homolog isoform X1, with protein MSRGNQMDDSHRRFLQALMRCGIVDERSAKQLFQRCCTVHNIPTPPRFEDFIETINSNLPIFMKIRKGMCEDSGLQHYALVNMVETEVTRMASDYTVHELEVFRKVMDLVVQSETGRAYSTDILNFTSTLTKRTKTSETEKLLNRFVRDNWLIEKRGEYCLSTRSIIEMAQYIRTMYQDQVKECCICHNIVFQGQICENPTCGIKIHLPCVARFFRGKAEPRCPACNDIWPHGIPGLQTGL; from the exons AT GAGTCGAGGCAACCAAATGGACGACAGCCACAGAAGATTCTTGCAAGCGCTAATGCGCTGTGGCATTGTTGATGAACGAAGTGCCAAGCAACTCTTTCAGAGATGTTGTACTGTACATAACA TTCCTACCCCGCCGCGGTTTGAAGACTTTATTGAGACAATCAACTCTAATTTGCCCATCTTCATGAAAATTCGAAAAGGAATGTGTGAAGACAGTGGTCTGCAACACTATGCTTTG GTGAACATGGTTGAAACGGAGGTCACCAGAATGGCTTCCGACTACACTGTCCATGAACTGGAGGTTTTCCGGAAAGTA ATGGACCTGGTCGTGCAGTCGGAAACTGGCCGCGCCTACTCCACCGACATTCTTAATTTCACCTCCACCCTCACCAAAAGAACAAAGACGAGTGAAACAGAAAAGCTGCTCAATCGATTTGTGCGTGACAACTGGCTCATTGAG AAAAGGGGTGAATACTGCCTATCCACTAGGAGCATCATTGAGATGGCCCAATACATTCGCACTATGTATCAGGACCAGGTCAAAGAGTGTTGCATCTGTCACAACATTGTGTTCCAG GGCCAAATTTGTGAGAACCCAACATGTGGCATAAAAATACACCTTCCTTGCGTGGCCAGATTCTTCCGAGGAAAGGCTGAGCCTCGGTGTCCTGCTTGTAATGACATTTGGCCTCATGGAATACCTG gtcttcagacaggtctttga
- the nsmce1 gene encoding non-structural maintenance of chromosomes element 1 homolog isoform X3, translating to MSRGNQMDDSHRRFLQALMRCGIVDERSAKQLFQRCCTVHNIPTPPRFEDFIETINSNLPIFMKIRKGMCEDSGLQHYALVNMVETEVTRMASDYTVHELEVFRKVMDLVVQSETGRAYSTDILNFTSTLTKRTKTSETEKLLNRFVRDNWLIEKRGEYCLSTRSIIEMAQYIRTMYQDQVKECCICHNIVFQGQICENPTCGIKIHLPCVARFFRGKAEPRCPACNDIWPHGIPDE from the exons AT GAGTCGAGGCAACCAAATGGACGACAGCCACAGAAGATTCTTGCAAGCGCTAATGCGCTGTGGCATTGTTGATGAACGAAGTGCCAAGCAACTCTTTCAGAGATGTTGTACTGTACATAACA TTCCTACCCCGCCGCGGTTTGAAGACTTTATTGAGACAATCAACTCTAATTTGCCCATCTTCATGAAAATTCGAAAAGGAATGTGTGAAGACAGTGGTCTGCAACACTATGCTTTG GTGAACATGGTTGAAACGGAGGTCACCAGAATGGCTTCCGACTACACTGTCCATGAACTGGAGGTTTTCCGGAAAGTA ATGGACCTGGTCGTGCAGTCGGAAACTGGCCGCGCCTACTCCACCGACATTCTTAATTTCACCTCCACCCTCACCAAAAGAACAAAGACGAGTGAAACAGAAAAGCTGCTCAATCGATTTGTGCGTGACAACTGGCTCATTGAG AAAAGGGGTGAATACTGCCTATCCACTAGGAGCATCATTGAGATGGCCCAATACATTCGCACTATGTATCAGGACCAGGTCAAAGAGTGTTGCATCTGTCACAACATTGTGTTCCAG GGCCAAATTTGTGAGAACCCAACATGTGGCATAAAAATACACCTTCCTTGCGTGGCCAGATTCTTCCGAGGAAAGGCTGAGCCTCGGTGTCCTGCTTGTAATGACATTTGGCCTCATGGAATACCTG
- the nsmce1 gene encoding non-structural maintenance of chromosomes element 1 homolog isoform X2, protein MSRGNQMDDSHRRFLQALMRCGIVDERSAKQLFQRCCTVHNIPTPPRFEDFIETINSNLPIFMKIRKGMCEDSGLQHYALVNMVETEVTRMASDYTVHELEVFRKVMDLVVQSETGRAYSTDILNFTSTLTKRTKTSETEKLLNRFVRDNWLIEKRGEYCLSTRSIIEMAQYIRTMYQDQVKECCICHNIVFQGQICENPTCGIKIHLPCVARFFRGKAEPRCPACNDIWPHGIPEMGEP, encoded by the exons AT GAGTCGAGGCAACCAAATGGACGACAGCCACAGAAGATTCTTGCAAGCGCTAATGCGCTGTGGCATTGTTGATGAACGAAGTGCCAAGCAACTCTTTCAGAGATGTTGTACTGTACATAACA TTCCTACCCCGCCGCGGTTTGAAGACTTTATTGAGACAATCAACTCTAATTTGCCCATCTTCATGAAAATTCGAAAAGGAATGTGTGAAGACAGTGGTCTGCAACACTATGCTTTG GTGAACATGGTTGAAACGGAGGTCACCAGAATGGCTTCCGACTACACTGTCCATGAACTGGAGGTTTTCCGGAAAGTA ATGGACCTGGTCGTGCAGTCGGAAACTGGCCGCGCCTACTCCACCGACATTCTTAATTTCACCTCCACCCTCACCAAAAGAACAAAGACGAGTGAAACAGAAAAGCTGCTCAATCGATTTGTGCGTGACAACTGGCTCATTGAG AAAAGGGGTGAATACTGCCTATCCACTAGGAGCATCATTGAGATGGCCCAATACATTCGCACTATGTATCAGGACCAGGTCAAAGAGTGTTGCATCTGTCACAACATTGTGTTCCAG GGCCAAATTTGTGAGAACCCAACATGTGGCATAAAAATACACCTTCCTTGCGTGGCCAGATTCTTCCGAGGAAAGGCTGAGCCTCGGTGTCCTGCTTGTAATGACATTTGGCCTCATGGAATACCTG AAATGGGAGAACCCTAA